The Candidatus Bathyarchaeota archaeon DNA segment TGAAATTAACTGAAGGCATTAATGAATGAATTAAGTTTAAAAACGATAGTATTGCTACCCTCCACTATTGTTGTTAAAAGAGTAGAAAACGTTATCGCAATTATATTATGATTAAACATCTTTAAAAACTTAGTTTTAATTTTTTAGATTTAAAAAAATTAGCGTTTTAAAAACTTCATTAAAACATAATTCCTTTTATTGGAGCCCCGGGCGGGCTTCGAACCCGCGACCTTCGGCTTTTTAGAGTTTTACCAAGCCGACGCCCCAACCAGGCTAGGCTTTCCCGCCATCATAATGATGGAACCGGGGCTAAATTATGGGGCGTCATTTTTTAATATTTTAATGTTTTTAATCTAATATAACAATCTTCTGCTTGAATTAAATGTCCTCACTATTCTTCATTTTCAAGGATTTATAAATATATTTTTTATGTTTGAAATGGAAACTTGTTTAATGAATTTTTTCGTTGGAAAGGTTTAAAAGGATTAATGATGCATAAGTAAATTTAAAAGTTTAAGGAGGAAAAAATTTGGTTAAGAAATGTCCTGCATGTGGATTTGACAATAGAGATGATGCCAATTTCTGCGCTAATTGTGGGGTTTCTTTAGCAGCTCCACCCACAGTCAAACCGGTTCCTGCAGTAAGAGTTGTTTCTCCAGTTGCTCCTCCAGCTCCAATTCGAGTTCCACCACCAGGAATGTGCTATTACCATCCTAATTTACCAGCTGCTTATATTTGCGCTAGATGCGGAAGAGCAATATGCAAGGATTGCGCTAAAATTTACAATGGTTTAGTGCTTTGTCCTCAATGCTATTCGCTTGTAGCTGTACCTGAATATGTTCCTCCACCAGCTGTGCCAGCTCCTCCGCCACCACCAACTTATGCTCCGCCACCACCACCAACTTATCCACCTGCTAGAGCTTTATGGGGTTTTATAATATCTCTTATTGCAGGTATATTAATCATAATTAATGCTGCGGCTTTGCTTTCAGCAGGTTTCTACGCTACTTTAGTTGGAATATTCCCGTGGATAAGTTGGTTTGGTGCGCCTCCGCCATGGCTTTTAGTTGTTATAGGATTAATTTTAGGTATAATAGCATGTATAGGCGCATTATTAATGATACTTGGTTATGGAACAATAGGAAGCGTAGTAGTATTCCCAGCAGCTATAATCTCATTAGTGCTTGGTGGAGGATTCGTAGCAGGTTTCGTGTTAGGCATAGTTGGCGGAATCATGGGAATGCTTGGCAGATAAAGCAAATAAAAACCCCTTTAAAACAATTTATTTTTCCTTTTTTTAAAGTTCTTGAGGCTTGAAATAAAAGTGGTTTCACTCAAAGTTTCAAAAAATATTTTTGAAAAAATAATGAAGGATGTTAATGAAAGCCCAGATAAGAAAGTTGTAGGAGTTTTAATCGGTAAAATGAATAAAGATTCCCTAGTTATAGAGGATGTTGCAAGTGGTGAAGTTAAAAGAAACGGTGTAACTATCTCTTTAACTCCTACAGCTATAGCTAAAATAGCTGATAAAATATTAAAAGGAGAAATAAAAGGGAATATTATTGGATGGTATCATACTCATCCAGGATATAGCGTTGCTATGTCTAAAATAGACGAAAAAACTCAAAATATTTTAAGCCAGTTTTATCCTGAAACTATTAGTTTAGTTTTAGATCCTACATTTAAAGAATATATGTTTTATACTTTAGATGAGAAAAAAAGGTTAAAACCTATTGAAGAAAATAAAATAAAGTTTTTTGGTTCAGGGGATATTTCGGAATGGAAGCAGCCACCAATTAAGAAAAGCGAGGAGATTCCCCCATCAATTGAGCCTTCACCTTTTCCCCCTGTTAGAAAGCCTTTAAGTAAAAAACAAATTTGTGCTTTAACATTAACCTTAATTTTAATTGCTGCTTTAATTTTAGGTTTTTTAATTTGGGGTTACGGGCAATATGGTGGAGGCTTACCTTTAATTAAACATACTCCCATTACAAACGCTGTTGTAGGTTCAAGCATTACTCTTAAAGCTGAAGTTACAGGTGGCGTAGGTGGAATAGCTAATGTCACATTGTATTACGAATGGTCTAAATTTGTTAAAGCTAATAGTGAAATTTCAAGTGTTCAAATGCCTTGGAAATCTGCTTTAATGCTTCTTGTAGCAGCTGGAGGAAACGAATATGCTTATACTATACCAGGCTCTGAAGTTTTAGGTGATATAGATTATTTTATTGTGGCAGTCGATAAAGCTGGAAATAAAGCTAGCACATCAATTCAAACAATTAAAGTAGCTGATTTTGATATTTCCCCTTTAACAGATTCAATTACAGTTTATGTGGGAAGCTCAACATCAGTTAAAATTTTAGTTAAATCAATAAATGGTTTTTCTTCTAAAGTAAAGTTTTCAACAGCAACACCCCCATATGGAATTTTAATCTCTATTAATCCATCTGAAATTACTCTTTCACCAGACGGAAGCGCAGTAACAACATTAATTGTTTCAGTTCAATCAGCTCCAGGAACTTTCAGGGGAATCTTCAATTTAGAGGTTTATGGAGAATCAGGTGAAGCTAAACACTTAACTATTTTAACGGTAACTGTTCCAAATCTAGATTTTTCTATAGAGCCTAAAACAAAAACCGTACCTAAAGGTGAATCCGCCTTATATAATATTAAGCTTGTTCCCTCCTTTAATTTCACCGCTGATATAACTTTTACTTTAAACGGTTTACCTGAAGGGACTTCATGGGAAATTATTTTACCTCAAAATAAACTTGAATTAGCAAATTTGATAAATTTAATTTTAAAAATTGATACAACATCTAAAACTCAATCTGGAACATATAATTTAACAGTTATCATTGTTGGAGGGGGATTAAAACTTCAAGAAACAATAACGTTAATCATAAAGTGAAGCTTATGGTTTATGAAATATTTATTTTTATAGAGGCATTTATTTTTATGGAGGTTTAAGGTTTTTATAAATAATTAAAAAAAGGAGGTTTAAAAAATGAGGTTATTTATTCAAGCTCCAATAGGGCCGCAAACAGGTTTAGCTGAAATAGAAGTTATTCCAGACCATACAATAGGTGAAATTAAACAGCAGGTTTGCGCTTCCTTTGGTATAGATCCATCAACTGTAGCCTTAATGTATGGCGGTGTAATTCTCGATGATAATACTACTGTTGCTAAAGCAGGAATTCCTGAAAACGCTCAATTAGCTTTAATGCCTTTTAATATTGTAGGCGGCTAAAAAATTTGGATGTTGAACTTTTATATAAGGAAAAAAAAGCTGTTAACCATCAGTTTCCTATGGTAACCGCCTTAAATGATCCTCCATCAATTTATGAAGGTCTCATTAGATGCGAAAAAGGCGAAGTTAAAAAGCTTGCTGAAGAAAAAATTTGGCCTTTCACAGAATACGTGAATTGGCATAGGTTTAGACTTGAATTACCTGGTGAATACCCTATTAAACCTCCTATAGTTACATGGCTTACTGAAATTTCTCATCCAAATATTGTTCCTAAAATTCCTGGAGCTGTATGTGTATCCATTTTAGGGGAAGGTTGGAAACCAAGTTTAAGATTAGCCTCTGTAATAAATGCTTTATATTATCTTCTTTCAGATCCAAACCCTACTAATGTTTTTGATCATCCAAACTGCTTGAAAGCAGCTGAAGTATGTCGAAGATATGGTTTTCCAAAAATGGGTGAGAAAAAAACCGAGAAAACCGAAACCTTTAATGTTATTCCTATACCTTCCTCATGCGTAATAGAAAAACAAAATGAAATCCTTCGTTTCAGAATAATCGAGTAGTAGGATATGCAGGTTAAAGCTGAAATTCCATTATTTAAAGAAGTTTATATTGAAGTTAATGAAAATGAAAAAATTAAAGATTTAAAAAGGAAA contains these protein-coding regions:
- a CDS encoding zinc ribbon domain-containing protein, which translates into the protein MVKKCPACGFDNRDDANFCANCGVSLAAPPTVKPVPAVRVVSPVAPPAPIRVPPPGMCYYHPNLPAAYICARCGRAICKDCAKIYNGLVLCPQCYSLVAVPEYVPPPAVPAPPPPPTYAPPPPPTYPPARALWGFIISLIAGILIIINAAALLSAGFYATLVGIFPWISWFGAPPPWLLVVIGLILGIIACIGALLMILGYGTIGSVVVFPAAIISLVLGGGFVAGFVLGIVGGIMGMLGR